The following proteins come from a genomic window of Burkholderia stabilis:
- the aroG gene encoding 3-deoxy-7-phosphoheptulonate synthase AroG: MPPHNTDDVRIRELKELTPPAHLIREFACSEAASELIYNSRQSMHRILHGMDDRLIVVVGPCSIHDTKAAIEYAGRLVKERERFKGELEIVMRVYFEKPRTTVGWKGLINDPHLDNSFKINEGLRTARELLLQINEMGLPAATEYLDMISPQYIADLISWGAIGARTTESQVHRELASGLSCPVGFKNGTDGNVKIAVDAIKAASQPHHFLSVTKGGHSAIVSTAGNEDCHVILRGGKTPNYDAESVNAACADIGKAGLAARLMIDASHANSSKKHENQIPVCADIGRQIAAGDARIVGVMIESHLVEGRQDLKEGCELTYGQSITDACIAWDDSVKVLEGLAESVKARRVTRGSGN; this comes from the coding sequence ATGCCCCCGCACAACACCGACGACGTCCGCATTCGCGAACTCAAGGAACTGACGCCGCCCGCCCACCTGATCCGCGAATTCGCGTGCTCCGAAGCCGCGTCCGAGCTGATCTACAACTCGCGCCAGTCGATGCACCGCATCCTGCACGGGATGGACGACCGGCTGATCGTCGTGGTCGGGCCGTGCTCGATCCACGATACGAAGGCGGCGATCGAATACGCGGGCCGGCTCGTGAAGGAACGCGAGCGCTTCAAGGGCGAGCTGGAAATCGTGATGCGCGTGTACTTCGAAAAGCCGCGCACGACGGTCGGCTGGAAGGGGCTCATCAACGATCCGCATCTCGACAACAGCTTCAAGATCAACGAAGGGCTGCGCACCGCGCGCGAGTTGCTGCTGCAGATCAACGAGATGGGGCTGCCGGCCGCGACCGAATACCTCGACATGATCAGCCCGCAGTACATCGCCGACCTGATCTCGTGGGGCGCGATCGGTGCACGCACGACCGAGTCGCAGGTGCACCGCGAGCTCGCGTCGGGGCTGTCGTGCCCGGTCGGCTTCAAGAACGGCACCGACGGCAACGTGAAGATCGCGGTCGACGCGATCAAGGCTGCGTCGCAGCCGCACCATTTCCTGTCGGTGACGAAGGGCGGTCATTCGGCGATCGTGTCGACGGCCGGTAACGAGGATTGCCACGTGATCCTGCGCGGCGGCAAGACGCCGAACTACGACGCGGAAAGCGTGAACGCCGCATGCGCGGACATCGGCAAGGCCGGCCTCGCCGCGCGCCTGATGATCGACGCGAGCCACGCGAACAGCTCGAAGAAGCACGAGAACCAGATCCCGGTCTGCGCCGATATCGGTCGCCAAATTGCGGCCGGTGACGCGCGCATCGTCGGCGTAATGATCGAGTCGCACCTCGTCGAGGGCCGCCAGGACCTGAAGGAAGGCTGCGAGCTGACCTACGGCCAGAGCATCACCGACGCGTGCATCGCGTGGGACGACAGCGTGAAGGTGCTCGAAGGCCTCGCGGAATCGGTCAAGGCGCGCCGTGTGACGCGCGGCAGCGGCAACTGA
- the hmpA gene encoding NO-inducible flavohemoprotein, translating into MTHITADQMARVKATAPVLAVHGATITKHFYQRMFARHPELKNLFNQTHQKTGSQPETLAKAVYAYAANIDNLGVLGGAVSHIAHKHASLNIRPEHYPIVGENLLASIVEVLGDAVDADTLEAWRVAYGQLAQILIGAEADLYAGAAWSGFRPFKVTRKVRESDEITSFYLSPADGGAAPTFESGQYITVKRFVGDLGVDQPRQYSLSDAPHGKWLRISVKREAGRPEEIPAGKVSTLMHDGVEEGAVVEVTAPMGEFSLKRGVDTPVVLISGGVGLTPMVSMASTLAEEGSKRDVRFVHACRSGAVHAFRDWLNDTVREHANVKRTVLYERVGPNDRVGIDHDLEGRLTPERVKEFAIVPNADYYVCGPIAFMKAQRDALVALGVAPERINTEIFGSGALE; encoded by the coding sequence ATGACCCACATCACCGCTGACCAGATGGCCCGTGTGAAGGCCACCGCCCCCGTCCTCGCCGTGCACGGCGCGACGATCACGAAGCACTTCTACCAGCGCATGTTCGCGCGTCATCCGGAACTGAAGAACCTGTTCAACCAGACGCACCAGAAGACCGGCAGCCAGCCCGAGACGCTCGCGAAGGCCGTCTACGCGTATGCGGCGAACATCGACAACCTCGGCGTGCTGGGCGGCGCGGTGTCGCATATCGCGCACAAGCACGCGAGCCTGAACATCCGTCCCGAGCATTACCCGATCGTCGGCGAGAACCTGCTCGCGTCGATCGTCGAAGTGCTCGGCGACGCGGTCGATGCCGACACGCTCGAAGCGTGGCGCGTCGCGTACGGTCAGCTTGCGCAGATCCTGATCGGCGCCGAGGCGGACCTGTATGCAGGCGCCGCGTGGAGCGGCTTCCGTCCGTTCAAGGTGACGCGCAAGGTGCGTGAGAGCGACGAGATCACATCGTTCTACCTGAGCCCGGCCGATGGCGGCGCGGCACCGACTTTCGAGTCGGGCCAGTACATCACGGTGAAGCGCTTCGTCGGCGATCTCGGCGTCGACCAGCCGCGCCAGTACAGCCTGTCCGACGCGCCGCACGGCAAGTGGCTGCGCATCTCGGTCAAGCGCGAAGCGGGTCGGCCCGAGGAAATCCCGGCCGGCAAGGTGTCGACCCTGATGCACGACGGCGTGGAAGAGGGGGCGGTCGTCGAGGTGACCGCGCCGATGGGCGAATTTTCGCTGAAGCGCGGCGTCGATACGCCGGTCGTGCTGATCTCCGGCGGCGTTGGTCTGACGCCGATGGTGTCGATGGCGTCGACGCTGGCCGAGGAAGGCAGCAAGCGCGACGTGCGGTTCGTCCACGCATGCCGCTCGGGTGCGGTGCACGCGTTCCGCGACTGGCTGAACGATACGGTGCGCGAACACGCGAACGTCAAGCGCACGGTGTTGTACGAACGGGTCGGCCCGAACGATCGCGTCGGCATCGACCACGACCTCGAAGGACGGCTCACGCCGGAGCGCGTGAAGGAATTCGCGATCGTTCCGAACGCCGACTACTACGTTTGCGGCCCGATCGCGTTCATGAAGGCGCAGCGCGATGCACTGGTCGCGCTTGGCGTCGCGCCGGAACGCATCAATACCGAGATCTTCGGCTCGGGCGCGCTCGAGTGA
- a CDS encoding cob(I)yrinic acid a,c-diamide adenosyltransferase, giving the protein MGNRLSKIATRTGDDGTTGLGDGRRIGKDDARIAAIGDVDELNSNLGVLLAETLPDDVRAALVTIQHDLFDLGGELCIPGHTVLDDTHLARLDRWLADYNATLPPLKEFILPAGSRAASLAHVCRTVCRRAERSIVALGRNETLNDAPRRYVNRLSDLLFVLARVLNRAGGGADVLWERGRVR; this is encoded by the coding sequence ATGGGCAACCGCTTGAGCAAGATCGCCACGCGCACGGGCGACGACGGCACCACCGGTCTCGGCGACGGACGGCGCATCGGCAAGGACGACGCGCGGATCGCCGCGATCGGCGACGTCGACGAACTGAACTCGAACCTCGGCGTGTTGCTCGCCGAAACGCTGCCGGACGACGTGCGCGCGGCGCTCGTCACGATCCAGCACGACCTGTTCGATCTCGGCGGCGAGCTGTGCATTCCCGGTCATACGGTGCTCGACGACACGCATCTCGCGCGTCTCGACCGGTGGCTCGCCGACTACAACGCGACGCTGCCGCCGCTGAAGGAATTCATCCTGCCGGCCGGCTCGCGCGCGGCGTCGCTCGCGCACGTCTGCCGGACGGTGTGCCGGCGCGCGGAGCGCTCGATCGTCGCGCTGGGGCGCAACGAGACGCTCAATGATGCGCCGCGGCGATACGTGAACCGGCTGTCGGACCTGCTGTTCGTGCTGGCGCGCGTGCTGAATCGCGCTGGCGGCGGAGCTGACGTGCTGTGGGAGCGCGGGCGCGTCCGCTAG
- a CDS encoding FAD-binding oxidoreductase — MNHPAPPAATRRPLPPAMLDALRAAFGERVSTADAVRAHHGRDESPFDPQLPDAVVFAHSADDVREVVSLCSLYSVPLIPYGAGSSLEGHLLAVRGGISLDLSEMNRVLSINAEDLTVTVEPGITRKALNEALRDTGLFFPIDPGADASIGGMTATRASGTNAVRYGTMRENVLGLTAVLADGRVVKTGTRARKSSAGYDLTRLFVGSEGTLGVITEITLRLHPLPEAVSAAICTFPTMSDAVRTVIETIQIGVPIARVEFVDSLAVRSINRHSNLTLTEAPTLFFEFHGTEAGVKEQAELVQALAGQNNGQGFEWATRPEDRTRLWAARHNAYFAMLQLKPGCRAVTTDVCVPISQLAACVEETEVDLRASSLPCPIVGHVGDGNFHVAILIDPDKPEEIAEAEHINDRIVERALRLGGTCTGEHGVGLHKMRFLPKEHGDNAIDTMRAIKLALDPRNLMNPGKIFTC, encoded by the coding sequence GTGAATCACCCCGCCCCGCCGGCCGCCACGCGCCGCCCCCTTCCCCCCGCCATGCTCGATGCGCTGCGCGCCGCCTTCGGCGAGCGCGTATCGACCGCCGACGCCGTCCGCGCGCACCACGGCCGCGACGAATCGCCGTTCGATCCGCAACTGCCCGACGCCGTCGTGTTCGCGCACAGCGCCGACGACGTGCGCGAAGTCGTGTCGCTCTGCTCGCTCTACAGCGTGCCGCTGATTCCGTACGGCGCCGGCTCGTCGCTCGAAGGCCACCTGCTCGCGGTGCGCGGCGGCATATCGCTCGACCTGTCGGAAATGAACCGCGTGCTGTCGATCAACGCCGAAGACCTGACCGTGACGGTCGAGCCAGGCATCACACGCAAGGCGCTCAACGAGGCACTGCGCGACACCGGCCTGTTCTTTCCGATCGACCCGGGCGCCGACGCCAGCATCGGCGGAATGACCGCGACCCGCGCATCGGGCACCAACGCCGTGCGCTACGGCACGATGCGCGAGAACGTGCTCGGCCTGACCGCCGTGCTCGCCGACGGCCGCGTCGTGAAGACCGGCACGCGCGCCCGCAAATCGTCGGCCGGCTACGACCTCACGCGCCTGTTCGTCGGCTCCGAAGGCACGCTCGGCGTGATCACCGAGATCACGCTGCGCCTGCACCCGCTGCCGGAAGCCGTGTCGGCCGCGATCTGCACGTTCCCGACGATGAGCGACGCCGTGCGCACCGTGATCGAGACGATCCAGATCGGCGTGCCGATCGCGCGCGTCGAATTCGTCGATTCGCTCGCCGTGCGCTCGATCAACCGCCATTCGAACCTGACGCTCACCGAAGCGCCAACGCTGTTCTTCGAATTCCACGGCACCGAGGCCGGCGTGAAGGAGCAGGCCGAACTCGTGCAGGCGCTCGCAGGCCAGAACAACGGCCAGGGCTTCGAATGGGCGACGCGCCCCGAAGACCGCACGCGCCTCTGGGCCGCGCGCCACAACGCGTATTTCGCGATGCTGCAGCTGAAACCCGGCTGCCGTGCGGTGACGACCGACGTCTGCGTGCCGATCTCGCAGCTCGCCGCGTGCGTCGAGGAAACCGAAGTCGACCTGCGCGCCTCGTCGCTGCCCTGCCCGATCGTCGGCCATGTGGGGGACGGCAATTTCCACGTCGCGATCCTGATCGATCCCGACAAGCCCGAGGAAATCGCCGAAGCCGAGCACATCAACGACCGGATCGTCGAGCGCGCGCTACGCCTCGGCGGCACCTGCACGGGCGAACACGGCGTCGGGCTGCACAAGATGCGCTTCCTGCCGAAGGAGCACGGCGACAATGCGATCGACACGATGCGCGCGATCAAGCTCGCGCTCGATCCGCGCAACCTGATGAATCCCGGCAAGATTTTCACGTGCTGA
- a CDS encoding FAD-linked oxidase C-terminal domain-containing protein: MNAHAPVELSSAARAQRQREVVQALMAVLPTHCLLYRDEDTAPYECDGLSAYRRLPLAVALPETESQVQRVVQICRRMEVPIVPRGAGTSLSGGALPIALGVVLSLARFTRIVEVDPYARTATVQPGVRNLAISEAAAPYGLYYAPDPSSQIACTIGGNVAENSGGVHCLKYGLTVHNVMRVRAVTIDGEIVEFGSLALDTPGLDLLAVMIGSEGMFAIVTEVTVRLIPKPQTAQLVMASFDDVVKGGEAVAAIIASGIIPAGLEMMDKPATQAVEAFTHAGYDLDAKAILLCESDGTPEEVAEEIVRMTAVLREHGATRIQVSRNEHERLRFWSGRKNAFPAAGRISADYYCMDGTVPRRAIGPLLARIEQLETRYGLRCINVFHAGDGNMHPLILYNANNPDELHRAEQFGAEILECCVEFGGSVTGEHGVGIEKLNSMCVQFSPQERDAFFAVKRAFDPAGLLNPDKGIPTRARCAEYGRQHVRGGLLPHPELPRF, encoded by the coding sequence ATGAACGCTCATGCTCCCGTCGAACTGTCGAGCGCCGCGCGCGCGCAGCGCCAGCGCGAAGTCGTGCAGGCGCTGATGGCCGTGCTGCCGACGCACTGCCTGCTGTACCGCGACGAAGACACGGCGCCGTACGAATGCGACGGCCTGTCCGCCTACCGCCGCCTGCCGCTCGCGGTCGCGCTGCCCGAAACGGAATCGCAGGTGCAACGGGTCGTGCAGATCTGCCGGCGCATGGAAGTGCCGATCGTGCCGCGCGGCGCGGGCACGAGCCTGTCGGGCGGCGCGCTGCCGATCGCGCTCGGCGTCGTGCTGTCGCTCGCGCGCTTCACGCGCATCGTCGAAGTCGATCCGTACGCGCGCACGGCGACCGTGCAGCCCGGCGTGCGCAACCTCGCGATCTCGGAAGCTGCCGCGCCGTACGGCCTGTATTACGCGCCCGACCCGTCGTCACAGATCGCGTGCACGATCGGCGGCAACGTCGCGGAAAATTCCGGCGGCGTCCATTGCCTGAAATACGGGCTGACCGTGCACAACGTGATGCGCGTGCGCGCGGTGACGATCGACGGCGAGATCGTCGAGTTCGGCTCGCTCGCGCTCGACACGCCGGGCCTCGACCTGCTCGCCGTGATGATCGGCAGCGAAGGGATGTTCGCGATCGTCACCGAAGTCACGGTGCGGCTGATCCCGAAGCCGCAGACCGCGCAACTCGTGATGGCGAGCTTCGACGACGTCGTCAAGGGTGGCGAGGCCGTCGCCGCGATCATCGCGTCGGGCATCATCCCGGCCGGGCTCGAAATGATGGACAAGCCGGCCACGCAGGCGGTCGAGGCGTTTACGCACGCCGGCTACGACCTCGACGCGAAAGCGATCCTGCTGTGCGAATCGGACGGCACGCCGGAGGAAGTCGCCGAAGAGATCGTGCGGATGACGGCCGTGCTGCGCGAGCACGGCGCGACGCGCATCCAGGTGTCGCGCAACGAACACGAGCGGCTGCGCTTCTGGTCGGGCCGCAAGAACGCATTCCCGGCAGCCGGCCGCATTTCCGCCGACTATTACTGCATGGACGGCACCGTGCCGCGCCGCGCGATCGGCCCGCTGCTCGCGCGCATCGAGCAACTGGAGACGCGCTACGGGCTGCGCTGCATCAACGTATTCCATGCGGGCGACGGCAACATGCACCCGCTGATCCTCTACAACGCGAACAATCCGGACGAACTGCACCGCGCCGAACAGTTCGGCGCGGAAATCCTGGAATGCTGCGTGGAATTCGGCGGCAGCGTGACGGGCGAACACGGCGTCGGCATCGAGAAGCTCAATTCGATGTGCGTACAGTTCTCGCCGCAGGAGCGCGATGCGTTCTTCGCGGTCAAGCGCGCCTTCGATCCGGCAGGGCTGCTGAACCCGGACAAGGGCATCCCGACCCGCGCGCGCTGCGCCGAATACGGCCGCCAGCACGTGCGCGGCGGGTTGCTGCCGCACCCCGAGCTGCCGCGCTTCTGA
- the glcE gene encoding glycolate oxidase subunit GlcE — MEEDDIVAGWAERIRAASADGRPLRIRGGGTKDWYGQALEGEILDTRAFQGIVSYDPAELVVTVRAGTPLAQLETVLAECGQMLPFEPPHFGRAATVGGCVAAGLAGPRRATCGAPRDFVLGVTLMNGRGEMLRFGGQVVKNVAGYDVSRLMAGALGTLGLMLDLSIKVLPVPVAEITLKFEMTATDAVRKLNEWGGHPLPVSASAWRNGTLVLRLSGAEAAVKSAKTLLGGEVVDAVEAERFWAGLREHTDPFFNGIPPGFALWRLALPSITEPMHLPGTQLMEWGGAQRWWITDADAQTVRMSAKQAGGHATLFRAGDAYDRSAGVFTPLPAPMMKIHRGLKAAFDPARIFNRGRLYPDL, encoded by the coding sequence ATGGAAGAGGACGACATCGTCGCCGGATGGGCCGAGCGCATCCGCGCAGCCAGCGCCGACGGCCGGCCGCTGCGGATTCGCGGCGGCGGTACCAAGGACTGGTACGGCCAGGCGCTCGAGGGCGAAATACTCGACACGCGCGCGTTTCAGGGCATCGTATCGTACGACCCGGCCGAACTCGTCGTCACGGTCCGCGCGGGCACGCCGCTCGCGCAGCTTGAAACCGTCCTCGCCGAGTGCGGCCAGATGCTGCCGTTCGAGCCGCCGCACTTCGGCCGCGCGGCCACCGTCGGCGGCTGCGTCGCGGCGGGCCTCGCGGGCCCGCGCCGCGCCACCTGCGGCGCACCGCGCGATTTCGTGCTCGGCGTCACGCTGATGAACGGCCGCGGCGAAATGCTGCGCTTCGGCGGGCAGGTCGTGAAAAACGTCGCCGGCTACGACGTGTCGCGGCTGATGGCCGGCGCGCTCGGCACGCTGGGCCTGATGCTCGACCTGTCGATCAAGGTGTTGCCGGTGCCCGTCGCCGAAATCACGCTGAAGTTCGAGATGACCGCGACCGACGCGGTGCGCAAGCTCAACGAATGGGGCGGCCACCCGCTGCCCGTCAGCGCGAGCGCATGGCGCAACGGCACGCTCGTGCTGCGCCTGTCGGGCGCCGAAGCGGCCGTCAAATCCGCGAAGACGCTGCTCGGCGGCGAAGTCGTCGACGCGGTCGAGGCCGAGCGGTTCTGGGCCGGACTGCGCGAGCATACCGACCCGTTCTTCAACGGCATCCCGCCCGGCTTTGCGCTGTGGCGCCTCGCGCTGCCGTCGATCACCGAACCGATGCACCTGCCCGGCACCCAGTTGATGGAATGGGGCGGCGCGCAGCGCTGGTGGATCACCGACGCCGATGCGCAGACCGTACGCATGAGCGCGAAACAGGCAGGCGGCCACGCGACGCTGTTCCGCGCGGGTGACGCCTACGACCGCAGCGCGGGCGTATTCACGCCGCTCCCCGCCCCGATGATGAAAATCCACCGCGGGCTGAAGGCCGCGTTCGATCCCGCGCGCATCTTCAACCGCGGCCGGCTCTACCCCGACCTCTGA
- the glcF gene encoding glycolate oxidase subunit GlcF — translation MQTNLADFIRNTPDGDEADAILRKCVHCGFCTATCPTYQLLGDELDGPRGRIYLIKQMVEGANVTRSTQQHLDRCLTCRSCETTCPSGVQYGRLVEIGRKHVEAQVQRPVQQRLMRRVLASFVPNAALFSPVMRLGQHVRPLLPKRLRDKVPPRTRLLEWPHRTHTRKMLMLGGCVQPSMLPNINIATARVLDALGIETVVAPDAGCCGAIRLHLNYHDEALDDARRNIDAWWPHVEQGAEAIVMNASGCGATVLEYAHLLRDDPAYAEKAQRIVSLTRDISDVLLAFEAELATLARRRAIHTVAYHPPCTLQHGQQSHGKVERLLETLGIDVRLPADSHLCCGSAGTYSLTQPSLSYKLRKQKLLKLQALEPQMIVSGNIGCIAHLQSGTQIPVAHWVQLVEHLLYG, via the coding sequence ATGCAAACGAACCTCGCCGATTTCATCCGCAACACGCCCGACGGCGACGAGGCCGACGCCATCCTGCGCAAGTGCGTGCATTGCGGCTTCTGCACGGCGACCTGCCCGACCTACCAGTTGCTCGGCGACGAGCTCGACGGCCCGCGCGGGCGCATCTACCTGATCAAGCAGATGGTCGAAGGCGCGAACGTCACGCGCAGCACGCAGCAGCACCTCGACCGCTGCCTCACGTGCCGCAGTTGCGAGACGACCTGCCCGTCGGGCGTCCAGTACGGCCGGCTCGTCGAGATCGGCCGCAAGCACGTCGAGGCGCAGGTGCAGCGCCCCGTGCAGCAACGTCTCATGCGCCGCGTGCTCGCGAGCTTCGTGCCGAACGCCGCGCTGTTCTCGCCGGTGATGCGGCTCGGCCAGCACGTGCGGCCGCTGCTGCCGAAGCGGCTGCGCGACAAGGTGCCGCCGCGCACGCGGCTGCTCGAATGGCCGCACCGCACGCATACGCGCAAGATGCTGATGCTCGGCGGCTGCGTGCAGCCGTCGATGCTGCCGAACATCAACATCGCGACCGCGCGCGTGCTCGACGCGCTCGGCATCGAGACGGTCGTCGCGCCCGACGCAGGCTGCTGTGGTGCGATCCGCCTGCACCTGAACTATCACGACGAGGCGCTCGACGACGCGCGCCGCAACATCGACGCGTGGTGGCCCCATGTCGAACAGGGCGCCGAGGCGATCGTGATGAATGCGTCGGGCTGCGGCGCGACGGTGCTCGAATACGCGCACCTGCTGCGCGACGACCCGGCCTACGCGGAGAAGGCGCAGCGCATCGTCTCGCTGACACGCGACATCTCCGACGTGCTGCTCGCCTTCGAGGCCGAGCTTGCGACGCTCGCGCGGCGCCGCGCGATCCATACCGTCGCGTACCACCCGCCGTGCACGCTGCAGCACGGCCAGCAGTCGCACGGCAAGGTCGAAAGGCTGCTCGAGACGCTCGGCATCGACGTGCGGCTGCCGGCCGACAGTCATCTGTGCTGCGGCTCGGCCGGCACGTATTCGCTGACGCAGCCATCGCTGTCGTACAAGTTGCGCAAGCAGAAGCTGCTGAAGCTGCAGGCGCTCGAACCGCAGATGATCGTCTCCGGCAACATCGGCTGCATCGCGCACCTGCAGAGCGGCACGCAGATTCCGGTCGCGCACTGGGTCCAGCTCGTCGAGCATCTGCTGTACGGCTAG
- a CDS encoding YggS family pyridoxal phosphate-dependent enzyme, whose translation MSDLAARLESVHRRIADAARAAGRDPATVSLLAVSKTFPADDVRAAHAAGQRAFGENYVQESIDKIDALADLRASLEWHFIGPLQSNKTRPVAERFDWVHSVDRLKIAQRLSEQRPAHLPPLNVCVQVNISGEASKSGVAPADVADVARAVSALPSLRLRGLMAIPEPAGDTEAQRAPHRALRALFDALRAGGLPLDTLSMGMSADLDAAVLEGATIVRVGTAIFGARDYSH comes from the coding sequence ATGTCCGATCTCGCCGCCCGCCTCGAATCCGTTCATCGCCGCATCGCCGACGCCGCCCGCGCGGCCGGCCGCGATCCCGCCACCGTCTCGCTGCTCGCCGTCTCGAAGACGTTTCCCGCCGACGACGTGCGCGCCGCGCACGCGGCCGGGCAACGCGCGTTCGGCGAAAACTACGTGCAGGAATCGATCGACAAGATCGACGCGCTCGCCGATCTGCGCGCGTCGCTCGAATGGCATTTCATCGGGCCGCTGCAATCGAACAAGACGCGACCGGTCGCCGAGCGCTTCGACTGGGTCCATTCGGTCGACCGGCTAAAGATCGCGCAACGCCTGTCGGAACAACGCCCCGCGCACCTGCCGCCGCTCAACGTGTGCGTCCAGGTGAACATCAGCGGCGAGGCGTCGAAGAGCGGCGTCGCGCCGGCCGACGTGGCCGACGTCGCGCGCGCGGTCAGCGCGCTGCCGTCGCTGCGGCTGCGCGGCCTGATGGCGATTCCCGAACCGGCCGGCGACACCGAAGCGCAACGCGCGCCGCATCGCGCGCTGCGCGCGCTGTTCGACGCATTGCGTGCCGGCGGCCTGCCGCTCGACACGTTGTCGATGGGCATGTCCGCCGATCTCGACGCGGCCGTGCTCGAAGGCGCGACGATCGTGCGCGTCGGCACCGCGATCTTCGGCGCGCGCGATTACTCGCACTGA
- the proC gene encoding pyrroline-5-carboxylate reductase: MKIAFIGGGNMAAALIGGLIKRGVAADGLYAIDVNEDARARTAQQFGVRTGAAIDATLADYDAVVLAVKPQVLKDVAQALAPHLTSQLVISIAAGIRGTDLARWLGDYARVVRTMPNTPALVGMGVTGLAALPGVDAAGRELASNVLGAVGEIVWFDDESQIDAVTAISGSGPAYVFYFIEALQEAARRLGMNDEQGRALAVATFTGAAQLAAQSGEPASVLRERVTSKGGTTAAALASFDAQGVKEAIVRGALAAEARAKEMGDELGRA; this comes from the coding sequence ATGAAAATCGCATTCATCGGCGGCGGCAACATGGCCGCGGCCCTGATCGGCGGCCTGATCAAGCGCGGCGTCGCCGCCGACGGCCTGTATGCCATCGACGTCAACGAGGACGCCCGCGCGCGCACCGCGCAGCAATTCGGCGTGCGCACCGGCGCGGCCATCGACGCGACCCTCGCCGATTACGACGCGGTCGTGCTCGCGGTGAAGCCGCAGGTGCTGAAGGACGTCGCGCAGGCGCTCGCGCCGCACCTGACGTCGCAGCTCGTGATCAGCATCGCGGCCGGCATCCGCGGCACGGACCTCGCGCGCTGGCTCGGCGATTACGCGCGCGTCGTGCGTACGATGCCGAACACGCCTGCGCTCGTCGGCATGGGCGTGACGGGCCTCGCCGCGCTGCCGGGCGTCGACGCGGCAGGCCGCGAGCTCGCATCGAACGTGCTCGGCGCGGTCGGCGAGATCGTATGGTTCGACGACGAATCGCAGATCGACGCCGTCACGGCCATTTCGGGCAGCGGCCCTGCGTACGTGTTCTATTTCATCGAAGCGCTGCAGGAAGCCGCACGCCGTCTCGGCATGAACGACGAACAGGGCCGCGCGCTCGCGGTCGCGACGTTCACGGGCGCCGCGCAACTCGCCGCGCAGTCGGGCGAGCCGGCGAGCGTGCTGCGCGAGCGCGTGACGTCGAAGGGCGGCACGACGGCCGCCGCGCTCGCGTCGTTCGATGCGCAAGGCGTGAAGGAAGCGATCGTGCGCGGCGCGCTCGCGGCCGAGGCGCGTGCGAAGGAGATGGGCGACGAACTCGGCCGCGCGTAA
- the ubiA gene encoding 4-hydroxybenzoate octaprenyltransferase: MLARFPLYLRLVRMDKPIGSLLLLWPTLNALWIASDGHPRWPLLVIFTLGTLLMRSAGCAMNDYADRDFDRHVKRTADRPLTSGKIRAWEAVAIAVGLSFLAFLLILPLNTLTKELSVVALFIAGSYPFMKRFFAIPQAYLGIAFGFGIPMAFAAVQDAVPTIAWVMLVANIFWSVAYDTEYAMVDRDDDIKIGIRTSALTFGRFDVAAVMACYAVTLGVYVWIGVTLGFGLAYWAGWAAAVGCALYHYTLIKDRERMPCFAAFRHNNWLGGVLFAGIAAHYLLAGN; this comes from the coding sequence ATGCTTGCCCGCTTTCCCCTGTATCTGCGGCTCGTTCGGATGGACAAGCCGATCGGCAGCCTGCTGCTGCTCTGGCCGACGCTCAATGCGCTGTGGATCGCGTCGGACGGCCACCCACGCTGGCCCTTGCTCGTGATCTTCACGCTCGGTACGCTGCTGATGCGCTCGGCCGGCTGTGCGATGAACGACTACGCCGACCGCGATTTCGACCGCCACGTGAAGCGCACGGCCGACCGGCCGCTGACGTCGGGCAAGATCCGCGCATGGGAAGCCGTCGCGATCGCGGTGGGGCTGTCGTTTCTCGCATTCCTGCTGATCCTGCCGCTCAATACGCTGACGAAAGAGCTGTCCGTCGTCGCGCTGTTCATCGCGGGCTCGTATCCGTTCATGAAGCGCTTCTTCGCGATTCCGCAGGCGTACCTCGGCATCGCGTTCGGCTTCGGCATCCCGATGGCGTTCGCGGCCGTGCAGGACGCGGTGCCGACGATCGCGTGGGTGATGCTGGTCGCGAACATCTTCTGGTCGGTCGCGTACGACACCGAATACGCGATGGTCGATCGCGACGACGACATCAAGATTGGCATCCGCACGTCCGCGCTGACGTTCGGCCGCTTCGACGTCGCGGCCGTGATGGCGTGCTATGCGGTGACGCTCGGCGTCTACGTGTGGATCGGCGTGACGCTCGGCTTCGGCCTCGCGTACTGGGCCGGCTGGGCGGCGGCGGTCGGCTGCGCGCTGTATCACTACACGCTGATCAAGGATCGCGAGCGGATGCCGTGCTTCGCGGCGTTCCGGCACAACAACTGGCTCGGCGGCGTGCTGTTCGCCGGGATCGCCGCGCATTACCTGCTGGCCGGCAACTGA